The following coding sequences are from one Daphnia pulex isolate KAP4 chromosome 11, ASM2113471v1 window:
- the LOC124208097 gene encoding dipeptidase 1-like: MKLSLIVLSLLLVAEGIHSSRYRRFDPATKENYLKQARGVLERVPLIDGHNDFPWTLRNYAKNQIAALNITDLTKLEPWASSPSSHTDINRLRQGQVGAQFWVAYVDCKTQYKDALAKTWEQIDVIHRMVEANPSTFEFVTSAKGILDAFSQGKIGSLVGVEGGHSIDSSLGILRMMYDMGVRYMTLTHACPTPWADNSQLDNPGGMPVNDGLSSFGKLVIKEMNRLGMLIDLSHVSRKTMRDALETSTAPVIFSHSSAYALCNNTRNVPDDILKLVAQKGGVVMINFYSDFVTCSISPATLQDVANHMDHIRKVAGVDNIGIGADYNGVSRVPEGLGDVSKYPDLFAELIARGWTESDLEKVAGLNFLRVFKGTEEVRDQMAADGVKPFDNWIPQTDLPVESLPCSTGDYSNNTYTNPNNNAGRTEFSFLSFSCLSLVFYSSTLFLGYL; the protein is encoded by the exons ATGAAACTgagtttaattgttttatcacTTCTGTTGGTAGCGGAGGGGATCCACAGCTCTCGCTACCGACGCTTCGATCCGGCTACCAAagagaattatttaaaacaagCTAGAGGTGTTCTGGAACGAGTTCCGCTTATTGATGG TCACAATGATTTTCCGTGGACTCTGCGTAATTAtgccaaaaatcaaatcgcaGCCTTGAATATAACTGACTTGACCAAATTGGAACCTTGGGCCAGTTCTCCATCGTCTCATACAGACATCAACAGACTGCGCCAGGGTCAAGTCGGAGCTCAG TTTTGGGTGGCCTATGTGGACTGCAAGACTCAATACAAGGACGCCCTCGCCAAGACATGGGAACAGATTGACGTCATTCATCGAATGGTGGAAGCCAATCCCAGTACTTTCGAATTTGTTACATCAGCAAAAG GGATCTTGGACGCTTTTAGCCAGGGGAAAATTGGCAGTCTCGTAGGAGTGGAAGGTGGCCATTCCATCGACAGCTCATTGGGCATACTCCGTATGATGTATGACATGGGTGTGCGCTACATGACATTGACCCATGCTTGTCCTACTCCTTG GGCGGATAACTCGCAACTGGACAATCCAGGCGGAATGCCTGTCAATGATGGCCTCTCTTCTTTTGGCAAG CTGGTTATTAAGGAAATGAATCGATTGGGAATGCTGATTGATTTGTCGCACGTTTCACGCAAAACGATGAGAGACGCACTGGAAACTAGCACAGCGCCCGTCATTTTCTCTCACTCGTCGGCGTACGCATTGTGCAACAACACGCGCAATGTACCCGATGACATTCTCAAGTTGGTGGCTCAAAAGGGTGGCGTCGTCATGATCAACTTTTATTCGGACTTCGTGACTTGCAGTATTTCTCCAGCAACTCTTCAAGATGTTGCAA acCACATGGATCATATCCGAAAAGTTGCGGGAGTTGATAACATCGGGATTGGAGCCGACTACAACGGTGTCTCAAg GGTACCAGAAGGATTGGGTGACGTTTCGAAATATCCGGACTTGTTTGCTGAGTTAATCGCTCGCGGTTGGACAGAAAGCGATCTGGAAAAAGTTGCCGGTTTGAATTTCTTGCGTGTCTTCAAAGGCACCGAAGAG GTGCGAGATCAGATGGCAGCCGATGGTGTGAAGCCGTTCGACAATTGGATTCCGCAGACGGACCTGCCCGTCGAGTCTCTTCCGTGTAGCACCGGCGATTACAGCAACAACACATACACTAACCCTAACAATAATGCTGGGCGaactgaattttcttttctctccttttcctgTCTCTCTTTAGTTTTTTACTCTTCAACTTTATTCCTCGGTTATCTTTAA
- the LOC124208100 gene encoding protein cueball-like, translating to MQLKHYVTFLAIAIAVVRSLKYDDLIVAAGDQLEFLTDGSAYRSLTLSSYNATKLSALAYDATTQKLYFSDRHHHYGHIFSVSLGDESSRPVEDIVEKSNNETVESLAYDSVNKMLLWTDWFNRSIRRVKVAQEHIHIEEKDGIEIIHFLETDAKPRGLVFDPCMRMLYWTNIYKSRPTIERSFLNGSQREILIQNDLFVPNALDLDVLEQRLYWADNLREDDYHNFHIERSFVNGSGREKIYRGIGQFIVSLTVGDDYVYWTDYHHKNLWALRKDGSSKSPMILRTYSRNPAMGVVIFRRQPLDCSACLSPEFHHGSSESKEEITAVILSVMGLVVMGITITVIVWWASLKRLLALPNRNEGTFAFRNFQNCSSAVTMSEMITTHKLMTSESTKEISGGNAILLMNDNDNDGGALLQYEF from the exons atgcaGCTGAAACATTACGTAACTTTCCTTGCAATTGCAATTGCAGTGGTGCGCAGTCTCAAATACGATG ATCTCATCGTTGCCGCTGGTGATCAGCTCGAATTTCTCACCGATGGAAGCGCTTATCGAAGCTTGACTCTCAGTTCTTATAACGCCACGAAATTGTCGGCCCTCGCTTACGACGCCACGACCCAGAAACTCTATTTCTCAGACCGACACCATCACTACGGTCACATCTTCAGCGTCAGTCTTGGCGATGAATCCAGCCGTCCCGTTGAAGACATCGTCGAGA AAAGCAACAATGAAACTGTCGAGAGTTTGGCGTACGATTCCGTGAACAAAATGCTGTTGTGGACCGATTGGTTCAATCGATCCATACGTCGAGTAAAAGTCGCTCAGGAGCATATTCACATAGAAGAGAAGGACGGAATTGAGATTATCCATTTTTTGGAAACTGACGCCAAACCGCGGGGATTGGTATTCGATCCTTGCATGAG GATGTTGTATTGGACCAACATTTATAAATCCCGCCCTACGATTGAACGTTCGTTTCTTAACGGGAGTCAGCGCGAAATCCTCATTCAAAACGATCTGTTTGTGCCCAACGCGCTAGACCTCGATGTGCTGGAGCAGAGGCTTTACTGGGCAGACAACCTCAGAGAAGACGACTACCACAATTTCCACATTGAAAGAAGCTTCGTGAATGGGAGCGGCAGAGAGAAAATCTATCGCGGAATTGGGCAATTCATTGTCAGTCTTACG GTGGGTGACGACTATGTTTACTGGACGGATTATCACCACAAAAACCTCTGGGCTCTACGGAAAGATGGATCCTCGAAAAGTCCCATGATCCTTCGAACATATTCCCGAAATCCAGCAATGGGTGTGGTGATATTCCGTCGCCAGCCACTCGACTGCAGCGCGTGTTTATCACCAGAATTTCACCACGGGTCTTCTGaaagcaaagaagaaataactgCAGTAATTTTAAGTGTTATGGGCCTCGTCGTAATGGGAATAACCATCACTGTAATTGTTTGGTGGGCGAGTTTAAAACGGCTCCTCGCTCTGCCTAACAGGAATGAAGGCACTTTCGCTTTCCGTAATTTCCAGAACTGCAGCAGTGCTGTGACCATGTCTGAAATG ATAACAACACACAAGCTGATGACAAGCGAGTCGACGAAGGAAATCAGCGGAGGCAATGCTATACTACTCATGAATGATAACGACAACGATGGTGGCGCTTTATTGCAATACGAATTTTAA